From the Pseudodesulfovibrio indicus genome, the window CTTGGACAGGATGTCGTCGAACAGGAAGCGGATGACCAAAAACGCCCGCTCCCGCGAAAGTTCGTACTTCTCGCCCTCCAGGATCTCCCGATGTGCTTCCTCCACCCGGCTGGCCACGAACTCCTCCACGAAGGCGTTCCAGAAGGCCTGGTCGAGCTGGTGCTTCTCGATGAGCGCGCCGTACTGGTCCAGTGCCTGCTTGCCGAAGTAGCGCAGGACCAACTCCTCGAAATTGTCGGTGATCAACGCCATGGCGTAGACGATGCCCTGGGCGCACTTGATGAGCACGGCCTCGGAGTTGAGCAGCGACGCTTCCAGCTCGGCCCGGCGCGCGTCGTCCTTGGTCTTGACCGCCTTCTCGTAATGGGCCAGCTCGTTGATCAGGCCGCCCACCCGCTCATGGATGAACTCGTAGCCGGGGTGGCCGGTGCGGCCGCAGAGGAGCTCGACCACGCTGTTCTGCTGCGCGTCGAGCATGGGATACTCGTTGATGGCCGGGCTGTTGGTCTTGAGGACCTCGAGCAGCATCTCGCGCTCCATGACCTCACGCAGGGAAGATCGCTCCTTGAGGGCGCGCAGCTTTTTCTGGTAGGCGGCGAGGCGTTCTTCCTTGCCCGGTCGGGTCCCGCCCTTGGATGGTGCGTCTGTCATTCGCTCAACTGTCCTCGATAACGCTTGATATTGCCGTAACCCTAGGCCATCTCCCCTTTTTTTGCAAAAGGATTATCACTGACGAAGTCGGGACGGATTTTCAGCCGCCCCTTGACCTTCCGGGCGTGGGCGGCAATAACCACAGCGTGATCACCTGCACCAAATGCGGAGGCAAGAACTCCGACGACACCCGGTTCTGCGCCCGGTGCGGCAACAAGCTCCAGTCCTCCCGGAAGGCTGGGCCGGACGCGCCGCCCCCGGAGGAACCGCTTGAGCCGTTCGCCCACCAGGGATTGTCCCCGGACCTCTTGCGCGCCCTGAAGCGCATGGCCGAGGCCTGGGTCTACCTGCTGCTCCTCGGCACCGTGGCTGCGGGCTGCGCCTTCTACGAGGTCTGGTGGCCCCTCTACCCCGCCGTGGCCCTGCTCGGCCTGCTCATCCGGCTGCGCCGGATCTAGCCCGAAAAAAAGGCCTCCGCTCTCCGCGAAGGCCTTTTCCCGTTCATCCCCGCCGGGGCTAGTTGAACATGACGTCGTTCTGCCGGGCGTTCCCGTCCTGGCCGGTCCCGTCCTGCCCGTCTCCTCCCTGATTGTCGTTGCGGTCGGGGGACGGCGGCGCGTCCTCGGGAGGCAGGGAGTCCAGCGCCTTGCGCAGGTCCTCCTCCAGCAGGTCGGGAATCGGGCGATCCCAGAACTTCTGGTCCATCTTCTCCTCCTCGGTCTTCTCCGAGCAGCAGACCACCGGTTCCCTGTTGATGCACTCCGAGTTGGAGTAGTTGGCCACTCCGCACTTGCTCGTCTTGTCGAAGGTATAGGAGATGGTCCGGGTGAGCTTGAGAAATTCCTTGCCCTGAATTCTGACGGTATCCGAGGAGATGCCGACCACGAACCGGGCCTCCTGGCGCGCGTAGAAGACCGAGAAGAGGTAGATGGAGTCCTTCACCTTGGCCACGAAGTTGATCTCCATGGGGTCCTTGCACAGGACGCGGGCGAGCAGCTGCCTGCCCATGCAGATGTCCATGTCCGTGTACTCGGAGGCCTTGGCGGCCGTTGCCGACAGGGTCATGACGAGGGTCGCGCACAGGGCGAAGAGGATGCGTCGCATGGTCCTTCCTTGGTTGCCTTATCCTAGGTCGAGGAAGAGCTGGAACCCCTCGGGGTCGCGGGTTTCACACCGCTCCTTGCACCCGCAGCAGCGGTAATGCCCCTTCTTGAGGTACCATTCGGCCTTCCACGAACGGTCGCAGTTGAAATACTCGTACACCGAGGCGTCTACGGCGCCCCGGTACCGGGTGTATCCTTTCTTTTTCAGCTCTTCCTTGTGCGTCATGGTCATTTTGAAATCCGTTTACGCCTCTCGGCCAGGAAAAGATGTACACCCGCTTGAGCTGTTTTGCAAAAGCCATTCCATGGAAAATTCAACCCCTTGCGGCTAGGCGGTTTTGTGCGGAAAGAGCAGGGAAACGAAGAACCCCGCCGCGGCCACGGCGATGATCGCCGCCCCGGAGGTGATGTCCAGGGCGTAGGAGAGCAGCAGCCCGGCCACCGTGAAGACGGCCGAGAGGACCGTGGACACGGTCATCATGACCTTCAGGGAGCGGGCGCGGCGCTCGGCGATGAACGGCGGGATGGTCAGCAGCGCGATGACCAGGATCAGGCCGACCACGCGGATGATCATGACCACGCACAACCCGACCAGGACGATGAGCAGGCAATAGAGGAA encodes:
- a CDS encoding zinc-ribbon domain-containing protein is translated as MITCTKCGGKNSDDTRFCARCGNKLQSSRKAGPDAPPPEEPLEPFAHQGLSPDLLRALKRMAEAWVYLLLLGTVAAGCAFYEVWWPLYPAVALLGLLIRLRRI
- a CDS encoding DNA-binding protein — encoded protein: MTMTHKEELKKKGYTRYRGAVDASVYEYFNCDRSWKAEWYLKKGHYRCCGCKERCETRDPEGFQLFLDLG